The following are encoded in a window of Impatiens glandulifera chromosome 5, dImpGla2.1, whole genome shotgun sequence genomic DNA:
- the LOC124940291 gene encoding probable 2-oxoglutarate-dependent dioxygenase SLC1, protein MTAAEIKDESTLIGSENQFQKGVKRLYDKGISKLPTQYIWPALDRPDMSKTQSDNLQLPVIDFAELQGPNRIRVLESLQKACETYGFFQVVNHGIPVDVTSTMMEASKRMFELPFEEREKYMTPDMAALVRYGTSFIQTMDGVLSWRDFFKLTCNPPVSQAVQNWPSSPINFRELAVPYVNQTRNLFFKLVEAIWESLGLSNTNLGDDTSKTDEEGREIYEDLKDGSQIIMMNCFPPCPEPHLTLGMPPHSDYGFLTLLLQDQVKGLQLQLGGKWVTVEPIPNSFLVNVGDHLEIFSNGRYKSVLHRVMANSTKSRISIASLHSVPSRTVVKPAGKLIDDRNPKRYMDTDFATFIKYITSNEFNKKNFLESRKLVN, encoded by the exons atgacgGCTGCTGAAATTAAAGATGAATCGACATTAATTGGATCAGAGAATCAATTTCAGAAAGGAGTGAAAAGGTTATACGATAAAGGGATTTCAAAGCTTCCAACACAGTACATTTGGCCGGCGTTGGACCGACCAGACATGTCGAAAACTCAGTCCGATAATCTTCAACTTCCGGTGATTGATTTCGCTGAGCTTCAAGGTCCAAACAGGATTAGGGTTCTTGAATCTCTACAAAAGGCTtgtgaaacatatggtttcttTCAG GTGGTGAATCATGGGATTCCGGTTGATGTTACAAGTACAATGATGGAGGCAAGTAAAAGGATGTTTGAATTGCCTtttgaggagagagaaaaatatatgacGCCGGATATGGCGGCGCTTGTCCGGTACGGTACAAGTTTCATACAAACTATGGACGGAGTACTTTCATGGAGAGACTTTTTTAAGCTGACATGTAATCCACCGGTCTCTCAGGCGGTTCAAAATTGGCCATCTTCTCCCATTAATTTTAG AGAATTGGCAGTTCCATATGtgaatcaaacaagaaatttgTTCTTCAAGCTTGTGGAAGCCATATGGGAAAGTCTCGGATTATCGAATACCAACTTAGGAGATGATACAAGTAAAACCGACGAAGAAGGGAGAGAAATTTACGAAGATTTAAAAGACGGCAGCCAAATAATCATGATGAATTGTTTCCCACCATGCCCGGAGCCCCATTTAACCTTAGGAATGCCACCTCATTCGGATTACGGATTTCTAACTCTCCTTCTCCAAGACCAAGTCAAGGGCCTACAATTACAGTTGGGAGGAAAATGGGTGACCGTTGAACCAATACCTAATTCATTTTTAGTCAATGTTGGAGATCATCTTGAG ATCTTTAGCAATGGAAGATATAAGAGCGTGCTTCATAGAGTAATGGCCAACTCGACCAAGTCTCGCATCTCCATAGCGTCTTTGCATAGCGTTCCGTCAAGGACAGTGGTCAAGCCTGCAGGAAAACTAATCGATGATAGAAATCCAAAGCGTTATATGGACACAGATTTTGCGACATTTATTAAGTACATCACGTCAAATGAATTCAACAAGAAAAACTTCCTAGAGTCTAGAAAGCTAGTCAATTGA